The Coccidioides posadasii str. Silveira chromosome 3, complete sequence genome contains a region encoding:
- a CDS encoding uncharacterized protein (BUSCO:145378at4751~EggNog:ENOG410PIFZ~COG:J~BUSCO:3228at33183): MAAPTQLAYRTLKGIGILDAAPVYEPLPGFTRPEGNLRCCTYSPCGRYFAWASPERVSIIDPSVGHLIATLPAENVYELGFSPLGTFVITWQRPSKDENGDAVRNLKVWRVVEGPPSDNGDEPPRVPTGSFVQKSQTGWNLQYTADEKYCARVVTNEVQFYQSGNLTTVWNKLRVEGVVDFAISPGQNHTVAVFIPERKGQPASVKVFNVPQFNLPLSQKNFFKGDKVQMKWNKSGTTLIVLAQTEVDKTGKSYYGETTLYLLSTNGFDSRIDLDKEGPIHDVTWSPNSKEFGVVYGYMPAKTTVFNSRGAATHSFPLAPRNTIVFSPHGRFVIVAGFGNLAGQMDIYDLEKNYTKVATVEASNASVCEWSPDGKHILTATTSPRLRVDNGVRIWHVGGGLMYNEDMNELYDVHWRPQSSVSHPLENPLHPMPNPHPSALAYLANKKTPSKPVGAYRPPGARGQSAPMTFRREDEGGAAFIRDERPNAFGPSANAFGKPRRRVVPGAEPMDEFLPPGAAPGGGVALPPGAQADEKLSKSAAKNKKKREAKKAKENAEKAQNLSVENGGSGEQSPAGVNADRREKRAHSRSRSRGNLDPNAHGRQNRDRSRSSHRRQRSDAHGKGNNNAAQGRPNGKAKAGQTPNGALAAPVPDVTVTSPTTGNASTPQEKKIRGLLKKMRAIDELKMRLAGGEKLEDTQMKKIKTEESVRKELEALGWSG, from the exons ATGGCAGCCCCAACTCAGCTTGCTT ATCGAACCCTTAAGGGAATTGGCATCTTGGATGCGGCCCCCGTCTATGAACCATTGCCGGGCTTTACGAG ACCAGAAGGGAATCTACGCTGCTGCACTTACTCCCCGTGTGGCCGGTATTTTGCATGGGCTTCCCCCGAACG GGTTTCCATAATCGACCCATCCGTTGGCCATCTCATTGCTACGCTTCCGGCCGAGAACGTCTATGAACTCGGGTTCTCCCCATTGGGAACGTTCGTGATCACCTGGCAGCGCCCGTCAAAGGACGAGAACGGCGATGCAGTGAGGAATCTGAAGGTTTGGAGAGTGGTGGAAGGCCCGCCTAGTGATAACGGAGATGAACCCCCTCGTGTGCCGACCGGAAGCTTTGTTCAAAAGTCGCAGACCGGGTGGAATCTACAGTATACTGCCGATGAGAAGTACTGCGCCCGCGTTGTCACCAATGAGGTCCAGTTCTACCAGAGCGGAAACCTGACGACAGTGTGGAACAAATTGCGGGTTGAGGGAGTTGTTGACTTTGCTATCTCGCCGGGCCAGAACCACACAGTCGCAGTCTTCATCCCAGAGCGCAAG GGCCAACCAGCTTCGGTCAAGGTTTTCAACGTGCCGCAGTTCAACTTACCGCTTTCgcaaaagaatttcttcAAGGGCGACAAGGTTCAGATGAAGTGGAACAAGTCTGGAACCACCTTGATTGTGTTGGCACAGACAGAAGTCGATAAGACCGGGAAGAGTTATTATGGAGAGACTACTCTCTACCTCCTAAGCACGAATGGATTTGACTCGAGAATCGATCTTG ACAAGGAGGGCCCTATCCACGATGTCACCTGGTCTCCTAATTCCAAAGAATTCGGTGTCGTCTATGGCTACATGCCAGCGAAGACTACTGTCTTTAACTCTCGAGGAGCTGCCACCCACTCTTTCCCCCTCGCGCCCCGAAACACGATAGTTTTCTCTCCTCATGGCCGGTTTGTGATTGTCGCAGGATTTGGCAATCTTGCCGGCCAGATGGATATCTACGATCTGGAGAAGAACTACACCAAAGTTGCTACCGTCGAAGCCTCTAATGCAAGCGTGTGCGAATGGAGTCCGGACGGTAAACACATCTTAACTGCAACTACAAGTCCTAGACTCCGTGTCGACAATGGGGTTCGAATCTGGCACGTGGGAGGTGGATTGATGTACAACGAGGATATGAATGAGCTTTATGATGTTCACTGGCGTCCCCAGTCCTCCGTTAGCCATCCCCTGGAGAACCCACTGCACCCGATGCCGAATCCTCATCCGTCTGCGTTAGCCTACCTTGCAAATAAGAAGACGCCCTCCAAGCCTGTGGGCGCCTATCGACCTCCGGGTGCTCGAGGCCAGAGTGCTCCAATGACCTTTCGCCGGGAGGATGAGGGTGGAGCAGCATTTATTCGGGACGAGCGCCCAAATGCTTTCGGGCCCAGCGCGAATGCTTTCGGCAAGCCTAGACGTCGTGTTGTCCCAGGCGCTGAGCCGATGGACGAGTTCCTTCCTCCTGGAGCCGCTCCAGGAGGCGGTGTAGCTCTGCCACCTGGTGCGCAGGCTGACGAAAAGTTGTCAAAATCTGCCgccaagaacaagaagaagcgcGAAGCGAAGAAAGCCAAAGAGAACGCCGAAAAGGCCCAGAACCTTTCGGTCGAGAATGGTGGTTCTGGTGAACAATCTCCTGCCGGAGTTAACGCAGATCGCCGTGAAAAGCGAGCCCACTCTCGTAGCCGATCGCGGGGCAATCTAGATCCCAACGCGCATGGTCGACAGAATCGTGATCGTAGCCGCAGCAGCCATCGTCGTCAGCGTAGTGATGCCCACGGTAAAGGCAATAACAACGCAGCTCAGGGTAGACCTAACGGTAAAGCGAAAGCCGGCCAGACACCGAATGGAGCGTTAGCTGCTCCCGTTCCTGATGTTACGGTGACGTCTCCTACTACCGGAAACGCATCGACTCCtcaggagaagaagatccGCGGCCTGTTGAAGAAGATGCGGGCGATTGATGAGCTTAAGATGCGTCTGGCCGGTGGAGAGAAGCTGGAGGACACGcagatgaagaagatcaagacAGAGGAATCTGTGCGCAAGGAATTGGAGGCTCTTGGTTGGAGTGGGTAG
- a CDS encoding uncharacterized protein (EggNog:ENOG410PPBT~COG:S~BUSCO:14119at33183), with amino-acid sequence MSRPTLINLPPPPSEPPTPSEMGPGTPNSGTTSLSGLSTTAIKDGHQGKLRPHSHRPRRRSSDASQTSTDTLAAERADRISRLAGLERVAASRTPGEDPPSGAPPGYFDHTYAHLLLKERSTVGSASATGSVGGRTTWASGSDIFDQDKLNDDDGVSSTGGLSDENASLVGFGEGANSTISGPVSTGINRVSVVSRQSSGVGGNRASSGQAAAAYSPQPAGIPLSSPSPAGSNTPQGLDYDAIDDARMVDGITFDEDIVDTTVRPPLPVSSGKPDRG; translated from the exons ATGTCTCGTCCAACGCTCATCAACCTCCCGCCTCCACCCTCGGAGCCTCCTACGCCGTCCGAGATGGGCCC GGGTACTCCAAACTCAGGCACTACCTCCCTCTCCGGTCTCTCAACCACCGCAATCAAAGATGGTCATCAAGGAAAACTCCGTCCCCATAGCCATCGGCCCCGTCGCCGCTCTTCAGATGCCTCGCAAACCTCCACAGACACCCTGGCCGCAGAACGCGCTGATCGCATCTCACGCTTAGCTGGCCTTGAAAGAGTAGCGGCGTCACGAACCCCCGGAGAAGATCCTCCAAGTGGAGCTCCACCCGGTTACTTCGACCACACATACGCACACTTGCTCCTAAAAGAACGTAGCACCGTTGGCAGCGCTAGCGCCACTGGAAGCGTTGGAGGCCGCACAACCTGGGCCAGCGGAAGTGACATCTTTGATCAAGACAAGCTAAACGACGACGACGGCGTCTCCAGCACGGGAGGCCTCAGCGACGAGAACGCCAGCCTCGTCGGGTTTGGCGAAGGCGCAAACAGCACCATTAGCGGCCCGGTATCCACAGGTATCAACAGAGTGTCTGTTGTAAGCCGCCAATCATCCGGAGTCGGAGGCAACCGAGCTTCCTCTGGCCAGGCTGCCGCCGCCTATTCACCCCAACCCGCCGGGATCCCACTCTCGTCGCCCTCCCCTGCGGGGTCGAACACGCCGCAGGGCCTCGACTACGATGCCATAGACGACGCACGCATGGTCGACGGGATAACTTTCGACGAAGACATCGTTGACACGACAGTCCGGCCACCTCTCCCCGTTAGTAGCGGCAAACCCGATCGCGGGTGA
- a CDS encoding uncharacterized protein (EggNog:ENOG410Q58W) — translation MSGLNPFRHKKAASSPITPPARLSSTANVGNRDPGSTVSAAFDDDIPSHPSSRAKTVRIASPPVRSQISPIEPQSPLSTGTTTPFQSVSMRRDSPPPPVRDLESESSDDEASPDPFGNPEVSGNDEYDSQELEDSTQPSPRSARTQGSGTGQHEQQDPGGLKRSMPDADTMCTSRTPDGARSPEAQRKRATLDVDAFKRLLLTGDAGIELGPAPAHSPAQFQEERMAGGNVIDSKPWRQTNSESTPALQDYVRRGSSTMSSFEKESVNPDGQSKPSGKKKPPPPKVRHGKLIQSDTSDMSSLGISSPSPSSDNSFLPLRPPSPSISQQGGRVVSDPPIQRSDCTTRISALDRRAEVRSEAFLNPKPLPPIPPVRRSSQLKQCKPSPPISRSCSTRLPKTSSLSGSTAPRTPPPPPSRRKDRESSNSSPSTQSRFPITPDGTAPPDEEAEDASENTSLQRSETGSIRSVNRLSRLSGPSAVPPRPPPPRRSGGSQAYSSEDSRPARPMSMVETSSNQIKDKEVDEESPPAPRSNANNILADLSKLQKEVDEFRGKYEKKQPN, via the exons ATGTCTGGGTTAAATCCTTTCCGCCATAAAAAGGCTGCCTCAAGCCCAATTACCCCGCCTGCACGATTAAGCTCGACCGCCAACGTGGGTAACCGGGATCCAGGCAGCACAGTATCAGCGGCGTTCGACGACG ACATCCCTTCCCATCCTTCCTCGCGGGCGAAAACAGTCCGCATCGCATCCCCGCCCGTGCGCTCTCAAATATCCCCCATTGAGCCACAATCTCCTCTATCGACGGGTACGACTACTCCATTCCAAAGCGTCTCGATGCGTCGTGATTCTCCGCCTCCCCCAGTGCGAGATTTAGAGTCGGAAAGTTCAGACGATGAAGCTTCCCCTGATCCTTTCGGCAACCCGGAGGTCTCCGGGAACGACGAATATGACAGCCAGGAGCTTGAAGACAGCACACAACCGAGTCCTCGGTCAGCGAGGACGCAAGGGTCGGGGACCGGGCAACATGAACAGCAGGATCCGGGTGGATTGAAGAGGTCGATGCCGGATGCAGACACCATGTGTACTTCACGAACACCGGACGGTGCGCGATCTCCGGAGGCGCAAAGGAAAAGAGCTACGCTGGATGTGGATGCATTTAAGAGATTGCTTCTTACTGGGGATGCTGGAATTGAGCTGGGTCCTGCTCCAGCACATTCCCCTGCTCAGTTTCAGGAAGAGAGGATGGCTGGTGGTAATGTTATTGATTCAAAACCCTGGAGACAAACCAACTCCGAGTCCACACCCGCTTTGCAGGATTATGTGAGGCGTGGATCCTCGACGATGTCTAGTTTTGAAAAGGAGAGTGTGAACCCTGACGGACAATCCAAGCCAAGTGGAAAGAAGAAACCACCGCCTCCTAAGGTGAGGCATGGGAAACTGATTCAAAGTGACACCAGCGATATGTCTTCGCTTGGAATTTCGAGCCCGTCCCCGTCATCGGACAATTCTTTCCTGCCGTTGAGACCTCCTTCTCCATCAATCTCACAGCAGGGAGGAAGAGTTGTCTCCGATCCTCCCATCCAACGCTCTGATTGTACCACCAGGATTTCAGCTTTGGACCGACGTGCTGAAGTTCGGTCTGAAGCGTTTTTGAACCCCAAGCCGCTCCCACCCATCCCTCCCGTGCGAAGAAGCAGTCAGCTAAAACAGTGCAAACCCTCTCCCCCGATCAGCCGTTCATGTTCTACTCGACTTCCCAAAACATCGTCCCTTTCCGGGTCTACAGCACCCCGAACTCCGCCTCCACCACCTTCGCGCCGTAAAGATCGGGAGTCGTCCAATTCATCGCCTTCTACCCAGTCTCGATTCCCTATTACTCCAGACGGCACCGCTCCTCCAGatgaagaagcagaagatgCTTCTGAAAACACCAGCCTCCAGCGCTCCGAAACCGGTTCGATACGCTCTGTGAATAGACTATCACGGCTTTCAGGCCCGTCTGCTGTGCCACCGCGACCCCCACCTCCGAGACGGAGCGGCGGCTCGCAAGCATACAGCTCTGAAGATTCCCGGCCGGCGAGGCCAATGTCGATGGTTGAAACAAGCAGCAATCAGATTAAAGACAAAGAAGTAGACGAAGAATCGCCTCCTGCGCCGCGCTCCAACGCGAATAATATCCTCGCGGACCTATCGAAGTTGCAGAAAGAGGTGGACGAATTCAGAGGCAAGtatgagaagaaacagcctaattga
- the ECO1 gene encoding N-acetyltransferase O1 (Establishment of cohesion protein 1) (EggNog:ENOG410PMEH~COG:L~BUSCO:8457at33183), producing the protein MVSVRDMPYTVTNSFKRGLMMRTYSKPIRQFWDDAARPATKKRRVDAGKDQNESENNLECAIRESSAAVLSSPSRRNSVSLSEDVLDDLSTPPSSPPALQLTPPPANTRKPTFTFLKRKRSTPSVSAGGTPLAEVNSNSFLPSSTDPQKKKQRQQQSHQPPVLKQMQLDLGGEIRKTCSGCGMEYVPSSPEDMALHKKFHDMNSNGIDLGKAFVRANASRWVYEAARFDEGYVVIIDRKSSLPAKNQAKRVLEVVNKELSSPEIEDSILWSQIDTPKQFRKNGSKEEVDRFKVFLHMKDSKCVGLCLTERIWESHLVKRDGEKPVKGSGERFDGSSITLSQEKQPASVGISRVWTSSSSRRKGIAMDLLDCVVGNYFYGIEIPKSQVAFSQPTESGCRLMEAFFGPDEPWYVYKEIYATN; encoded by the exons ATGGTCAGCGTGCGAGATATGCCATATACCGTGACCAACTCATTCAAGAG GGGTCTCATGATGCGAACTTACAGCAAACCCATCCGCCAGTTCTGGGATGATGCCGCGCGTCCAGCCACGAAGAAAAGACGCGTCGACGCCGGAAAGGACCAGAACGAGAGCGAGAACAACCTTGAATGCGCGATACGCGAGTCATCGGCGGCCGTGCTCTCCAGTCCGTCGCGTCGCAACTCCGTGAGTCTCTCAGAGGATGTTCTCGATGACCTATCCACTCCGCCTTCATCGCCTCCGGCTCTACAGCTGACGCCTCCGCCGGCAAATACGCGAAAACCTACGTTTACCTTCCTCAAGCGGAAGAGGTCGACGCCCAGCGTTTCAGCTGGCGGAACACCCTTGGCAGAGGTGAACTCGAATAGCTTTCTGCCATCGTCGACTGAtcctcagaagaaaaagcagcgaCAGCAGCAAAGTCACCAGCCACCGGTCTTGAAGCAGATGCAGCTCGACCTGGGCGGAGAAATTCGGAAGACCTGTTCCGGGTGTGGGATGGAGTACGTTCCGTCTAGCCCGGAGGATATGGCTTTGCACAAGAAGTTTCACGACATGAATTCGAACGGGATTGATCTTGGCAAGGCGTTTGTGCGCGCGAATGCGTCCAGGTGGGTATACGAGGCGGCGCGTTTTGACGAGGGATACGTGGTGATCATCGATCGCAAGAGCTCTCTACCAGCGAAGAATCAGGCAAAACGAGTGCTAGAGGTGGTCAACAAGGAGCTTTCTTCTCCGGAAATTGAGGATTCGATTCTGTGGAGCCAGATCGACACCCCGAAGCAGTTTAGGAAGAACGGGTCGAAGGAAGAGGTTGATCGATTCAAGGTGTTTTTGCACATGAAGGACAGCAAATGCGTTGGGTTATGCTTGACTGAACGGATATGGGAGTCTCATCTTGTTAAGCGGGACGGGGAAAAGCCTGTCAAAGGATCTGGGGAGAGATTCGATGGCTCGTCAATCACCTTGAGTCAGGAGAAGCAGCCAGCTTCTGTGGGGATATCGCGAGTGTGGACGTCTTCTTCGTCTCGAAGAAAGGGGATTGCCATGGACCTGTTGGATTGTGTCGTGGGCAATTACTTCTACGGAATTGAGATTCCAAAGTCGCAGGTGGCATTTAGTCAACCAACGGAGAGCGGATGTCGCCTCATGGAGGCATTTTTCGGGCCCGATGAGCCGTGGTATGTCTACAAGGAAATCTATGCCACCAATTGA
- the EMG1 gene encoding 18S rRNA pseudouridine methyltransferase (BUSCO:435767at4751~EggNog:ENOG410PGWK~COG:J~BUSCO:11604at33183), producing the protein MASTDLAKRKRPRTQSCPPPELPQLVAEQHVPIPSHDKDTKRLIVVLSNASLETYKAGGKGMNGKDEKYSLLNSDEHIGVMRKMGRDISEARPDITHQCLLTLLDSPINKAGKLQIYIHTAKGVLIEVSPTVRIPRTFKRFAGLMVQLLHRLSIRSTNSQEKLLKVIKNPITDHLPPNCRKVTLSFDAPVVRVNDYIRTLGPKESICVFVGAMAKGRDDFADAFKDDAVSISNFSLSASVACSKFCHAAEDAWGIV; encoded by the exons ATGGCGTCCACAGACCTGGCGAAGAGAAAGCGACCGA GAACCCAATCCTGCCCGCCTCCCGAGcttccacagcttgtcgCAGAGCAACATGTTCCTATTCCATCGCACGATAAGGACACGAAGCGACTGATTGTTGTCCTATCGAACGCCAGTCTCGAAACCTACAAGGCGGGTGGAAAGGGTATGAATGGCAAGGACGAGAAATACTCGCTGCTCAACAGCGACGAGCATATCGGTGTAATGAGGAAGATGGGTAGAGATATCAGCGAGGCCAGACCGGACATCACCCACCAG TGCCTTCTCACTCTCCTTGACTCTCCAATCAACAAAGCTGGAAAGCTTCAGATCTACATTCACACCGCAAAGGGCGTCCTAATCGAAGTCAGCCCCACGGTCCGCATTCCTCGCACATTCAAGCGGTTCGCCGGCTTGATGGTCCAGCTGCTACATCGGCTATCGATCCGCTCGACAAACTCGCAGGAGAAGCTGTTGAAAGTGATCAAGAACCCGATCACGGACCATCTACCGCCCAACTGCCGCAAGGTCACGCTCAGTTTCGACGCGCCGGTTGTGCGGGTCAATGATTACATCAGAACGTTGGGGCCCAAGGAAAGTATATGCGTGTTTGTGGGTGCCATGGCCAAGGGCCGCGATGACTTCGCAGATGCGTTCAAAGACGATGCTGTCAGTATCAGCAACTTCAGTCTCAGCGCCAGCGTGGCGTGTAGCAAGTTCTGCCACGCGGCAGAAGATGCATGGGGCATTGTATga
- a CDS encoding uncharacterized protein (EggNog:ENOG410PW2Z~COG:E~BUSCO:9122at33183), protein MPVSHLTLTVSNLPQSTSFFLSCLQPLGYKFIGRHENSIGFGAEPGKPADFWIAEERPGVPAGAAHIAFPAPSREAVSAFFIAALKAGGKIHGEPCLRDAEQGYFSAAVIDFDGNSIEAVNRCQDSRENDRALTVVENGSYVSRAMSSKSRAPKSEVGSVAQRSTVSAARTVPTIEQKARSAVSSVKQPSIQSAYQPSMQPSMQPSIQQSSQTPPQTTMAKPGDNLNGAKAVVGTLLGAAAGAAIAYAMVKGESQSQAETAPPQYTEEPLAYSTEKAPTEYRAIEAAPQRAMSVDDGMSAYAHTMYSKNPRASTIFEGLEQCTQLLSKAASLAGGNQSQGPPDIRRASSGSVVYSAGSNADMPIRAIEGVPEDFEDQMSYYNKNPSTFISSFTERPRRRFEEDRRSSYSGHSSVVSSSTVKPPKSTHSRPSSHHSHSSRSIITINDIYDKSSSTSRHPTASVYSATHSARNIPLPSGSVTTISTSTTSRSKRSSHHSHASSVARHVPLPASVAGTNTIFLDDVDVDSHVTLPTILPDGASRVSRRSSHAPSTSSRRRSRSGSRKGSVASVNTLRSSKFDEPVKPSDSVSQVGSNAGYSTTSRRSGRSKR, encoded by the exons ATGCCTGTTTCACATCTCACGCTTACGGTCTCGAACCTACCTCAATCGACGtccttcttcctctcctgCCTGCAGCCTCTGGGTTATAAATTTATCGGCCGACATGAGAACAGCATTGGATTCGGCGCTGAGCCGGGAAAGCCAGCGGACTTCTGGATCGCCGAGGAAAGACCAGG AGTGCCGGCCGGTGCTGCCCACATTGCATTTCCAGCTCCATCCCGCGAAGCTGTCAGTGCTTTCTTCATCGCCGCGCTTAAAGCAGGAGGAAAGATCCATGGAGAACCATGTCTGCGAGATGCGGAGCAGGGTTACTTCAGCGCTGCGGTGATTGATTTCGATGGAAACAGCATTGAAGCCGTCAATCGGTGCCAAGACAGCAGAGAGAACGATCGAGCGTTGACCGTGGTTGAGAATGGATCGTATGTCTCCAGGGCTATGTCGTCCAAGAGCCGAGCTCCTAAATCGGAGGTCGGATCCGTTGCACAGAGGAGCACCGTCAGCGCTGCGAGAACCGTGCCGACAATCGAGCAAAAGGCGAGGTCGGCTGTTTCATCGGTGAAACAGCCGTCAATCCAGTCTGCTTACCAGCCGTCGATGCAGCCCTCAATGCAGCCATCGATCCAGCAATCTTCTCAGACACCACCACAGACCACCATGGCGAAACCAGGCGACAACTTGAACGGCGCTAAGGCTGTCGTGGGCACGCTCCTCGGTGCAGCAGCCGGAGCTGCAATCGCATATGCGATGGTCAAGGGGGAATCGCAGTCCCAAGCCGAGACCGCTCCACCACAGTACACCGAAGAGCCACTCGCTTATTCGACTGAGAAAGCACCAACAGAGTACAGGGCCATCGAGGCAGCGCCACAGAGAGCAATGTCCGTGGATGATGGAATGTCTGCGTATGCCCATACGATGTATTCTAAGAACCCCCGCGCAAGCACAATCTTCGAAGGGCTCGAGCAATGCACGCAGCTGCTCAGCAAGGCCGCCAGCCTGGCTGGTGGCAACCAGAGCCAGGGCCCTCCTGACATCCGTCGCGCCTCGAGTGGAAGCGTAGTTTACAGCGCTGGATCCAACGCCGACATGCCCATCCGCGCCATCGAGGGAGTGCCAGAAGACTTCGAAGACCAGATGTCCTATTACAACAAGAATCCCAGTACTTTCATCAGCAGCTTCACGGAGCGTCCCCGTCGACGCTTCGAGGAAGACCGACGAAGCAGCTACTCAGGCCACAGCAGCGTCGTCTCCTCGTCCACAGTCAAACCACCAAAGTCAACCCACTCCCGACCGTCCTCGCATCACTCCCACTCCTCCCGCtccatcatcaccatcaaCGACATCTACGACAAATCCTCCTCCACATCGCGCCATCCCACCGCCTCCGTCTACTCCGCCACCCACTCAGCCCGCAACATCCCGCTCCCCAGTGGCTCCGTGACCACCATCTCCACCTCCACCACCTCGCGCAGCAAACGCAGCAGCCACCACTCGCACGCCAGCTCCGTGGCCCGCCACGTGCCCCTCCCCGCCAGCGTCGCTGGCACAAACACCATCTTCCTCGACGACGTCGATGTCGACTCGCATGTCACCCTACCCACAATCCTTCCCGATGGCGCCAGCCGTGTGTCGCGCAGGAGCTCACATGCCCCATCAACGTCGTCGAGGCGGCGATCGCGTTCGGGGTCGCGCAAGGGCTCGGTGGCGAGCGTCAACACTCTGCGGAGCAGTAAGTTCGATGAGCCGGTTAAGCCGAGTGATAGTGTTAGTCAGGTGGGGAGCAACGCGGGATATTCAACGACGTCGAGGAGGAGTGGACGCAGTAAGcgatag
- the UBC4 gene encoding Ubiquitin-conjugating enzyme E2 4 (EggNog:ENOG410PI8T~COG:O~BUSCO:14671at33183): MALKRINKELSDLGRDPPSSCSAGPVGDDLFHWQATIMGPGDSPYSGGVFFLAIHFPTDYPFKPPKVNFTTRIYHPNINSNGSICLDILRDQWSPALTISKVLLSICSMLTDPNPDDPLVPEIAHVYKTDRPRYEATAREWTRKYAI; this comes from the exons ATGGCTCTCAAGCGGATCAACAAGGAACTCTCAGATCTCGGCCG CGATCCTCCTTCATCCTGCTCCGCAGGCCCAGTTGGAGATGATCTG TTTCACTGGCAAGCTACTATCATGGGACCT GGCGACAGTCCATACTCCGGCGGCGTCTTCTTTTTAGCTATCCATTTCCCTACCGATTATCCTTTCAAGCCGCCAAAGGTCAACTTCACCACCCGCATTTACCACCCTAACATCAACTCAAATGGAAGCATCTGCCTTGACATTCTGAGAGATCAGTGGAGTCCTGCTCTTACCATCTCTAAAG TTCTGTTGTCCATCTGCTCTATGCTTACTGACCCTAACCCTGACGACCCCTTGGTTCCTGAGATTGCCCACGTGTACAAGACCGACCGTCCTAGATACGAGGCCACAGCTCGTGAATGGACACGGAAGTATGCTATTTGA
- a CDS encoding uncharacterized protein (EggNog:ENOG410PFTG~COG:I~BUSCO:6924at33183) has translation MNTSLLGRTARGALNVTKATSSSLSRRCASSSAARFDWQDPLNAANLYTPEELAIAETARQYCQERLMPRVLEAYRNEDYDKTMLQEMGELGLLGATIEGYGCAGVSTVASGLITKEVERVDSGFRSGMSVQSSLIMTGIHEFGTKELKEKYLPGLAKGKLIGCFGLTEPNHGSDPGSMETVARSHPTKKGYYSLTGAKTWITNSPISDLFLVWAKLESTGKIKGFIVQRDQCPPGTLETPAIKNKTALRASITGMIQLDNCPVPEENMLPDVEGLVGPFTCLNSARLGIAFGTMGALEDCIDRARTYSIERKQFKGNPLAKYQLIQKKLADAATDAAYGTLAAVQVARLKDEGKCTPEMISMTKRQNCDRALVGARTLQEVFGGNAASDEYHIGRHVANLFVAQTYEGQSDIHSLILGRAITGVQAFC, from the exons ATGAATACTTCACTACTGGGTCGCACTGCGCGTGGTGCTCTCAACGTAACCAAGGCCACATCCAGTAGCCTTAGCAGACGGTGTGCCTCTTCCTCCGCTGCCAGATTCGATTGGCAGGATCCGTTGAATGCCGCAAATCTCTATACCCCGGAAGAATTGGCCATTGCGGAGACAGCGAGACAGTACTGCCAGGAACGTTTGATGCCAAGGGTACTGG AGGCATATCGGAATGAGGACTACGACAAGACAATGCTACAAGAGATGGGAGAGCTGGGTTTGCTAGGAGCTACGATTGAGGGATATGGTTGCGCCGGTGTTAGCACCGTCGCCTCCGGGCTGATCACGAAGGAAGTGGAGCGTGTTGACTCTGGTTTCCGATCTGGCATGTCCGTGCAGAGCTCCCTGATAATGACTGGCATTCATGAATTCGGTACCAAAGAGCTAAAGGAGAAATATCTTCCCGGTCTCGCCAAGGGCAAGCTAATCGGCTGCTTTGGGCTTACTGAGCCTAATCATGGATCCGATCCCGGCTCTATGGAGACTGTCGCGAGATCGCATCCCACGAAGAAGGGATACTACTCCCTCACCGGCGCGAAGACCTGGATCACTAACTCCCCTATCTCCGATCTTTTCCTTGTCTGGGCTAAACTTGAGTCCACCGGTAAAATCAAGGGCTTCATCGTCCAGCGCGATCAATGCCCTCCTGGCACGCTGGAGACACCAGCTATCAAGAATAAAACGGCCCTCCGCGCCTCGATCACCGGCATGATCCAGCTCGACAACTGTCCCGTCCCAGAAGAAAACATGCTCCCCGATGTCGAAGGTCTCGTGGGTCCCTTTACATGTCTCAACAGCGCGAGATTGGGCATAGCGTTTGGAACTATGGGTGCGTTGGAAGACTGCATTGACCGAGCACGAACATATTCCATTGAGAGGAAGCAATTCAAGGGTAATCCGCTGGCCAAGTACCAGCTGATTCAGAAGAAACTCGCCGACGCGGCCACCGATGCGGCTTATGGTACTCTAGCGGCCGTTCAGGTTGCGAGATTGAAGGATGAGGGCAAGTGCACGCCGGAGATGATTTCGATGACCAAGAGGCAGAACTGCGACAGGGCGCTTGTGGGTGCCAGAAC TTTACAGGAGGTCTTTGGCGGTAACGCTGCTAGCGACGAGTACCACATCGGCCGCCACGTTGCCAACCTTTTTGTTGCGCAGACATACGAAGGGCAGAGTGATATCCACA GTTTGATTCTCGGTAGAGCCATCACCGGCGTCCAGGCTTTCTGCTAG